One part of the Anaeromyxobacter sp. Fw109-5 genome encodes these proteins:
- a CDS encoding DedA family protein produces MESPADFLARWQYAGLFAVILVEEAGVPLPLPGDLFIAAMGFLAHAGRASFAPTAAVVTLATVLGAGLLYLLSRHAGRPLVVRVARRLGYTPDREARLEGWLARRGARAVVVGRLVPGLRIVMTVVAGALRLRQATFALGTLVAGLIWATLYFWIGWAAAAGYERVAGSGALAATWPTALALAAGGAALFAWRRRGPRSPRATSPEA; encoded by the coding sequence GTGGAGAGCCCCGCCGACTTCCTCGCCCGCTGGCAGTACGCCGGCCTGTTCGCGGTGATCCTCGTGGAGGAGGCCGGCGTCCCGCTGCCGCTGCCGGGCGACCTGTTCATCGCCGCGATGGGGTTCCTCGCCCACGCCGGCCGCGCCTCCTTCGCGCCGACCGCCGCGGTCGTCACCCTCGCCACCGTGCTGGGCGCGGGGCTGCTGTACCTCCTCTCGCGCCACGCAGGGCGCCCCCTCGTCGTGCGCGTCGCGCGCCGGCTCGGGTACACGCCCGATCGCGAGGCCCGCCTCGAGGGGTGGCTCGCCCGGCGAGGCGCCCGCGCCGTGGTGGTCGGCCGGCTCGTCCCCGGGCTCCGCATCGTGATGACCGTCGTCGCCGGCGCGCTGCGGCTCCGCCAGGCGACCTTCGCGCTCGGCACCCTCGTGGCGGGGCTCATCTGGGCGACCCTCTACTTCTGGATCGGCTGGGCCGCCGCGGCCGGTTACGAGCGGGTCGCCGGCTCGGGCGCGCTGGCCGCCACCTGGCCCACCGCCCTGGCGCTCGCGGCGGGGGGCGCCGCGCTCTTCGCGTGGCGGAGGCGCGGCCCGCGTTCGCCTCGGGCGACGTCCCCCGAGGCTTGA
- a CDS encoding response regulator encodes MDEGTVIRRILLVEDDAGMREAIRALLERAGFSVAIARDGAEAWELLSRGPRPVAILADLYTPRMTGHDLVARIRRTPRLARVPIIAMTSERASKTRPAAEAFLEKPFSREQLEWALQRVGAAGLA; translated from the coding sequence GTGGACGAAGGCACCGTCATCCGCAGGATCCTGCTCGTCGAGGACGACGCGGGTATGCGTGAAGCCATCCGGGCGCTGCTCGAGCGAGCGGGCTTCTCGGTGGCGATCGCGCGGGACGGCGCCGAGGCGTGGGAGCTGCTCTCGCGCGGGCCGCGCCCCGTGGCGATCCTCGCCGATCTCTACACGCCGCGCATGACGGGGCACGACCTCGTCGCGCGCATCCGCCGCACGCCCCGGCTCGCGCGCGTACCCATCATCGCCATGACGAGCGAGCGGGCGTCGAAGACGCGGCCCGCGGCGGAGGCTTTTTTGGAGAAGCCGTTCTCGCGCGAGCAGCTCGAGTGGGCGTTGCAGCGCGTCGGAGCGGCGGGGCTCGCCTGA
- a CDS encoding MMPL family transporter, producing MRPSERWVRFADRHRTAILAACAAVAVAGSVGTVRLYTDLRPDLAELLPESSKSAVDLEHVTARVGGFAEQTVILSGADPLTMQLFADDLAEKLDEAPEELVRWVEYRVGEIVDFYRPRLLLFPEKAELEELRDALAARIAWERANEAGAANGAAPDVEGLIARLGGERKELIGRFRDGYTMGDVPVPGKPGEKMTILAMIVRLGSTPGDYGKVAALDRVVRETVKALDPKKYAPTLEVAYGGYVTSTVMEHDALAEDLVWATILVILSVAASVAIYNRTWKSVPLVGIPLLAGTFATFGIAELVVGHLNSNTAFLGSIVVGNGINVGLILFARYLEERRRGAGPIPAMQTAVGATWLATLTAALAAGVAYASLLSTDFRGFNQFGLIGGLGMALSWLFSYVMTPPLVLAWERRSPIPREGQRPSRPLFTLALSHVVERFPRLTTVVALAVSVASVGAVAHFADDALEYDFRNLRDVSALAPGGPGWWDARVDDLFGEHLTPTALLARDEAQARELARRIEAHRRATPGSTIGSVVSVEAFVPAGQEEKLPIVREIRALATRENLSFLPPDRRMAVEAVLPPEDLRPFAAADLPEELRRQLTETDGRVGTPVLVYPSGRIDVWNGRDVLRFTEELRGLDLPADAPIASSLMVFSDVLYAIQADGPRATLLSLAGVVVLVLVAFGAGKRSVRSLADAGWVLAALGLGVLWFAGLAGAFELRLNMLNFIALPITFGIGVDYATNVFQRRRLDHARSISDTLRTTGGAVALCSVTTVIGYASLLVARNQALFSFGLLAVIGELACLATALLALPSVLRWREQRRREGPGANGGPAEREEGDVELRAVR from the coding sequence ATGCGACCGTCCGAGCGCTGGGTCCGCTTCGCGGACCGCCACCGCACCGCCATCCTCGCCGCCTGCGCCGCCGTCGCGGTCGCGGGGTCGGTCGGGACGGTGCGGCTCTACACCGACCTGCGCCCGGACCTCGCCGAGCTCCTGCCCGAGTCGAGCAAGAGCGCGGTGGACCTCGAGCACGTGACCGCTCGGGTGGGCGGGTTCGCCGAGCAGACCGTGATCCTGTCCGGCGCCGATCCCCTGACGATGCAGCTCTTCGCGGACGATCTCGCCGAGAAGCTGGACGAGGCGCCCGAGGAGCTCGTCCGCTGGGTGGAGTACCGGGTCGGCGAGATCGTCGACTTCTACCGGCCGCGGCTGCTGCTCTTCCCGGAGAAGGCCGAGCTGGAGGAGCTGCGAGACGCGCTCGCCGCGCGGATCGCCTGGGAGCGCGCGAACGAGGCGGGCGCCGCGAACGGCGCCGCGCCGGACGTCGAGGGGCTCATCGCGCGCCTGGGGGGAGAGCGCAAGGAGCTGATCGGGCGCTTCCGCGATGGTTACACGATGGGTGACGTTCCGGTCCCCGGCAAGCCCGGCGAGAAGATGACGATCCTCGCCATGATCGTCCGGCTGGGCTCGACCCCCGGCGACTACGGCAAGGTGGCCGCGCTCGACCGGGTCGTCCGCGAGACGGTGAAGGCGCTCGACCCGAAGAAGTACGCGCCCACGCTGGAGGTGGCCTACGGCGGCTACGTCACCTCCACGGTGATGGAGCACGACGCGCTCGCGGAGGACCTCGTCTGGGCGACGATCCTCGTCATCCTCTCCGTCGCCGCCTCCGTCGCGATCTACAACCGTACGTGGAAGTCGGTGCCGCTCGTCGGCATCCCGCTGCTCGCCGGCACGTTCGCGACGTTCGGGATCGCCGAGCTGGTGGTGGGGCACCTCAACTCCAACACCGCCTTCCTCGGCTCGATCGTCGTCGGCAACGGGATCAACGTCGGGCTCATCCTCTTCGCGCGCTACCTCGAGGAGCGGCGGCGCGGGGCGGGGCCCATCCCGGCCATGCAGACGGCCGTCGGCGCGACCTGGCTCGCGACGCTCACCGCCGCGCTCGCCGCGGGCGTCGCCTACGCCTCCCTCCTCTCCACCGACTTCCGCGGCTTCAACCAGTTCGGCCTGATCGGCGGGCTGGGCATGGCGCTCTCGTGGCTGTTCTCGTACGTCATGACGCCGCCGCTCGTGCTCGCCTGGGAGCGGCGCTCGCCCATTCCCCGCGAGGGGCAGCGTCCCTCGCGACCGCTCTTCACCCTCGCGCTCTCGCACGTCGTCGAGCGGTTTCCACGCCTCACGACGGTGGTCGCGCTCGCCGTGTCGGTCGCGTCGGTCGGGGCCGTCGCGCACTTCGCGGACGACGCGCTCGAGTACGACTTCCGGAACCTGCGCGACGTCTCCGCCCTCGCTCCGGGGGGCCCGGGCTGGTGGGACGCGCGCGTGGACGATCTCTTCGGCGAGCACCTCACCCCGACCGCGCTGCTCGCCCGGGACGAGGCGCAGGCGCGCGAGCTGGCGCGCCGCATCGAGGCGCACCGCCGCGCCACCCCGGGGAGCACCATCGGCTCGGTGGTCTCGGTCGAGGCGTTCGTGCCCGCCGGGCAGGAGGAGAAGCTCCCGATCGTCCGCGAGATCCGCGCGCTCGCCACGCGGGAGAACCTGTCGTTCCTGCCGCCCGACCGGCGGATGGCAGTCGAGGCCGTGCTCCCGCCCGAGGACCTGCGGCCGTTCGCGGCGGCGGACCTGCCCGAGGAGCTCCGCCGACAGCTCACCGAGACGGACGGGCGGGTGGGGACGCCGGTGCTCGTCTACCCGTCGGGGAGGATCGACGTGTGGAACGGCCGGGACGTGCTGCGCTTCACCGAGGAGCTCCGCGGGCTCGACCTGCCGGCCGACGCTCCGATCGCGAGCTCGCTCATGGTCTTCTCGGACGTGCTCTACGCGATCCAGGCGGACGGGCCGCGGGCCACGCTCCTCTCGCTCGCGGGGGTCGTCGTGCTGGTGCTCGTCGCCTTCGGCGCGGGCAAGCGGTCGGTGCGGTCCCTCGCCGACGCGGGCTGGGTGCTCGCCGCGCTCGGTCTCGGCGTGCTCTGGTTCGCGGGCCTCGCGGGCGCGTTCGAGCTGCGGCTCAACATGTTGAACTTCATCGCCCTGCCGATCACCTTCGGCATCGGCGTGGACTACGCCACGAACGTGTTCCAGCGGCGCCGCCTCGACCACGCGCGCTCCATCTCGGACACCCTGCGGACGACCGGCGGCGCCGTGGCGCTCTGCTCCGTGACGACGGTCATCGGCTACGCGTCCCTGCTCGTGGCTCGCAACCAGGCGCTCTTCTCGTTCGGCCTGCTCGCCGTCATCGGCGAGCTCGCCTGCCTCGCGACGGCGCTCCTCGCGCTCCCCAGCGTGCTCCGCTGGAGGGAGCAGCGCCGGCGGGAGGGCCCGGGCGCGAACGGCGGTCCCGCGGAGCGCGAGGAGGGCGACGTGGAGCTGAGGGCGGTGCGCTGA
- a CDS encoding metallophosphoesterase, protein MTIWIASDWHLSPESPAVHGRLARAFLARALEAGVQVILNGDVHDALFAGEARAEAAHPEVGEAMAALVRAGRLARTAGNHDPAAGPPQLVLTVPGAGRVLVTHGHLVDPIGRSPAGQLGDAISRRFGRLAAVRGAARAVEAAAWGLAGERMLAAFRRRCLALVAREGCDLGVFGHVHVAHLAAGDPYANAGGLSPAALSYLVLERGEARLATLRAEEGGDSHG, encoded by the coding sequence GTGACGATCTGGATCGCGAGCGACTGGCACCTCTCGCCCGAGAGCCCTGCCGTCCACGGCCGGCTCGCGCGCGCGTTCCTGGCGCGGGCGCTCGAGGCCGGCGTGCAGGTCATCCTGAACGGAGACGTGCACGACGCGCTGTTCGCCGGCGAGGCGCGGGCGGAGGCGGCGCACCCCGAGGTCGGGGAGGCGATGGCCGCGCTCGTCCGGGCGGGACGGCTCGCCCGCACGGCGGGCAACCACGATCCCGCGGCGGGTCCGCCCCAGCTCGTCCTCACCGTCCCGGGCGCGGGGCGGGTGCTGGTGACGCACGGGCACCTCGTCGATCCGATCGGCCGCTCGCCTGCAGGGCAGCTCGGTGACGCCATCTCCCGCCGCTTCGGCCGCCTCGCCGCCGTCCGCGGCGCTGCGCGCGCGGTGGAGGCGGCGGCGTGGGGTCTCGCCGGCGAGCGCATGCTGGCGGCCTTCCGGCGGCGCTGCCTCGCGCTCGTCGCGCGCGAGGGCTGCGACCTGGGGGTGTTCGGCCACGTGCACGTGGCGCACCTCGCCGCAGGCGATCCCTACGCCAACGCCGGTGGGCTCTCCCCGGCGGCGCTCTCCTACCTCGTGCTGGAGCGTGGGGAGGCGAGGCTCGCGACCCTCCGGGCGGAGGAAGGCGGCGATTCGCACGGGTGA
- a CDS encoding lysophospholipid acyltransferase family protein has product MTSSPEPRPEPPRIDAGRWYYRRAYLPWARALSAYHRMRLEGPPPPEGPCIYVALHGAGYLVLDLVLAGYHLAWKGWHERGSGHTPLRVVAAESRIEKALPGLPLLKRHFGLIDPSEESCLAVLRRGEQLLVTPGGMREARPGRDFYRLRWEGRYGFVRLALETGAPIVPLAVVGGAEAYPGFRVKGLSFWSPLPLPVRLHAALGDRIAVERAPGRGRDMALVGSIHALARERTQALYDELRSRLGRAQAP; this is encoded by the coding sequence GTGACGAGCTCCCCCGAGCCGCGCCCCGAGCCACCCCGGATCGACGCCGGGCGCTGGTACTACCGGCGGGCGTATCTCCCGTGGGCGCGGGCGCTCTCCGCCTACCACCGCATGCGGCTCGAGGGGCCCCCTCCGCCCGAGGGGCCGTGCATCTACGTGGCGCTCCACGGCGCGGGCTACCTCGTGCTCGACCTGGTCCTCGCCGGCTACCACCTCGCGTGGAAGGGCTGGCACGAGCGGGGCTCGGGGCACACGCCGCTGCGGGTGGTCGCCGCCGAGTCCCGCATCGAGAAGGCGCTGCCGGGCCTGCCCCTCCTGAAGCGCCACTTCGGGCTCATCGATCCCAGCGAGGAGAGCTGCCTCGCGGTGCTGCGCCGGGGCGAGCAGCTCCTCGTCACCCCCGGCGGCATGCGCGAGGCGCGGCCAGGGCGCGACTTCTACCGGCTGCGCTGGGAGGGACGCTACGGCTTCGTCCGCCTGGCCCTCGAGACCGGGGCGCCGATCGTGCCGCTCGCGGTGGTGGGCGGCGCCGAGGCGTATCCGGGCTTCCGGGTGAAGGGGCTCTCCTTCTGGTCGCCGCTCCCGCTCCCGGTCCGGCTCCACGCTGCGCTCGGCGACCGCATCGCGGTGGAGCGCGCGCCGGGTCGCGGCCGCGACATGGCGCTCGTGGGCTCCATCCATGCCCTCGCGCGCGAGCGCACGCAGGCGCTCTACGACGAGCTCCGCTCGCGCCTGGGGAGGGCGCAGGCGCCGTGA
- a CDS encoding 1-acyl-sn-glycerol-3-phosphate acyltransferase: MSPPGARFPRTWRQRAVLAPLARALRVYYRPRVHGLDAVPVDRPVVYVAKHPRTWLYLETILLGLVSFWDPGRVPFRPMEKRGTSLHRLPALGWVRRHVGAIEATEEAALAALAGGESVLLFPGGARELHGAADAIDWTGRRGYARLAARARVPVVPVAIAGADQQHPLRLPLGPGRSAWLPPAPLPVPLDYWFGAPMEAPASCERAAVGAFADSVAAAAQALLARAVAARRAPWSLE, encoded by the coding sequence GTGAGCCCTCCCGGCGCGCGCTTTCCGCGGACGTGGCGGCAGCGAGCGGTGCTCGCGCCGCTCGCGCGCGCGCTGCGGGTGTACTACCGACCGCGGGTGCACGGCCTCGACGCCGTGCCGGTGGACCGGCCAGTGGTCTACGTCGCGAAGCACCCGCGCACCTGGCTCTACCTCGAGACGATCCTGCTCGGGCTCGTGTCGTTCTGGGACCCGGGGCGCGTGCCCTTCCGGCCGATGGAGAAGCGCGGCACCTCGCTGCACCGCCTGCCGGCGCTCGGCTGGGTGCGCAGGCACGTCGGCGCCATCGAGGCGACCGAGGAGGCCGCGCTGGCGGCGCTCGCCGGCGGCGAGTCGGTGCTCCTCTTCCCGGGCGGTGCGCGCGAGCTCCACGGGGCGGCGGACGCGATCGACTGGACGGGCCGGCGTGGCTATGCGCGCCTCGCGGCGCGGGCGCGCGTGCCCGTCGTGCCGGTCGCCATCGCGGGCGCCGACCAGCAGCACCCGCTCCGCCTGCCGCTCGGGCCGGGGCGCAGCGCGTGGCTACCGCCGGCCCCGCTCCCCGTCCCGCTCGACTACTGGTTCGGCGCGCCCATGGAGGCGCCGGCGTCCTGCGAGCGCGCCGCGGTGGGCGCCTTCGCCGACTCGGTCGCCGCGGCCGCCCAGGCCCTGCTCGCGCGCGCAGTGGCCGCCCGCCGCGCGCCGTGGAGCCTCGAGTGA
- a CDS encoding glycosyltransferase family 4 protein: MRLCIVTPYDLSHEGGVNRHAQELARALRGAGHHARVLGPASGAVPEGCDGVPGVVPVPANGSVARIGLLQSARATRDYLAAGRFDLVHVHEPIVPGPGRHALRLARVPVVATFHASAERELPLQRALRAVAAAGLGRIDAAIAVSRAAKAFSRAIYRGRTAVIPNGVDLSRFSTAPTRGRARAPGAPRVLFVGRFGEPRKGLSVLLDAVALLRAQGRLVEVDVVGDGAPERFRRRAERLGVFFRGRLSDAALARAYAAADLFCAPSLGGESFGMVLVEAMAAGCPVVASDLPGYAEAARGAALLTPAGDPGALAVAIWRAVADPELRERLAQRGRARAAALCWSRVAARVLLVYAQAAAREAQPGAALLLEAAR; the protein is encoded by the coding sequence GTGCGTCTCTGCATCGTCACGCCCTACGACCTCTCGCACGAAGGTGGCGTGAACCGCCACGCGCAGGAGCTCGCGCGTGCGCTGCGCGGGGCCGGGCACCACGCGCGCGTGCTCGGCCCGGCGAGCGGCGCGGTGCCGGAAGGCTGCGACGGCGTCCCGGGCGTCGTGCCGGTGCCGGCGAACGGCTCGGTGGCCCGCATCGGGCTCCTCCAGTCCGCGCGCGCGACGCGCGACTACCTCGCCGCCGGCCGCTTCGATCTGGTGCACGTCCACGAGCCCATCGTCCCGGGGCCGGGGCGCCACGCCCTGCGCCTCGCGCGCGTCCCCGTCGTCGCGACCTTCCACGCCAGCGCCGAGCGAGAGCTGCCGCTGCAGCGCGCGCTCCGCGCCGTCGCGGCCGCCGGGCTCGGCCGGATCGACGCCGCCATCGCGGTGTCGCGCGCGGCGAAGGCCTTCTCGCGCGCCATCTACCGGGGCCGCACGGCGGTGATCCCGAACGGCGTGGACCTGTCGCGCTTCTCCACGGCCCCCACGCGCGGGCGGGCGCGCGCACCCGGCGCGCCGCGCGTGCTCTTCGTCGGCCGCTTCGGCGAGCCGCGGAAGGGGCTCTCGGTGCTGTTGGACGCGGTGGCGCTGCTGCGCGCGCAGGGGCGGCTCGTCGAGGTGGACGTGGTGGGGGACGGCGCGCCGGAGCGGTTCCGCCGCCGCGCGGAACGGCTGGGCGTCTTCTTCCGCGGCCGGCTCTCCGACGCGGCGCTCGCGCGGGCGTACGCCGCGGCCGACCTGTTCTGCGCCCCGTCGCTCGGCGGCGAGAGCTTCGGCATGGTGCTCGTCGAGGCCATGGCGGCGGGCTGCCCGGTGGTGGCGAGCGATCTGCCGGGATACGCCGAGGCCGCGCGCGGGGCCGCGCTGCTCACGCCGGCGGGGGATCCGGGCGCCCTCGCGGTGGCGATCTGGCGGGCGGTGGCGGACCCCGAGCTCCGGGAGCGGCTCGCCCAGCGAGGCAGGGCGCGCGCGGCCGCGCTCTGCTGGAGCCGCGTCGCGGCGCGGGTGCTCCTCGTCTACGCGCAGGCGGCGGCGCGCGAGGCGCAGCCCGGGGCCGCGCTCCTCCTCGAGGCCGCCCGGTGA
- a CDS encoding inositol-3-phosphate synthase, translating to MKTGMGVKPVRKGEKLAVLLPGMGAVATTAVAGAIAVRRKLASPVGSLTQLGHLIDARGEAGPRVADVLPLASLDDLVFGGWDPIPDDAYAAALRARVLGREHLDPIKDELEAIKPMPAVFDTEWVRRLDGPNVKKGTLRQKADALQADIRGFLQKHGCARGVMVWTGSTEVYAQVGPAHQSLKAFEAALDKDDASIAPSMIYAYAAIRCGVPFLNGAPNLSQDTPALQELAEREGVVTGGKDFKTGQTLMKTTIAPMLRARLLGLDGWFSTNILGNRDGEVLDDAASFKTKEVSKLGVLDQILDPRRLPELYGDMDHKVTIHYYPPRGDNKEGWDAIDLVGWLGYPMQIKVNFQCRDSILAAPLVLDLALLADLGQRAGERGAQEWLSFFFKSPVVNPGHSQVHDLFQQQANLHAQLRRYAEAAAAATQSAVG from the coding sequence ATGAAGACCGGTATGGGGGTGAAGCCCGTGCGCAAGGGCGAGAAGCTCGCCGTCCTTCTGCCCGGGATGGGTGCCGTCGCGACGACCGCCGTCGCCGGCGCGATCGCGGTGCGGCGGAAGCTCGCGTCCCCGGTCGGCTCGCTCACGCAGCTCGGCCACCTCATCGACGCCCGGGGCGAGGCCGGTCCGCGCGTCGCCGACGTACTCCCGCTCGCGAGCCTCGACGACCTCGTGTTCGGCGGATGGGACCCGATCCCCGACGACGCGTACGCCGCCGCCCTCCGCGCGCGGGTGCTCGGCCGCGAGCACCTCGACCCGATCAAGGACGAGCTCGAGGCCATCAAGCCCATGCCCGCGGTGTTCGACACCGAGTGGGTCCGCCGCCTCGACGGGCCGAACGTGAAGAAGGGCACCCTCCGCCAGAAGGCCGACGCCCTCCAGGCGGACATCCGCGGCTTCCTGCAGAAGCACGGCTGCGCGCGCGGCGTGATGGTGTGGACCGGCTCCACTGAGGTCTACGCGCAGGTCGGGCCGGCGCACCAGTCGCTCAAGGCGTTCGAGGCCGCGCTCGACAAGGACGATGCGTCCATCGCGCCGTCGATGATCTACGCGTACGCGGCGATCAGGTGCGGCGTCCCGTTCCTGAACGGCGCGCCGAACCTGTCGCAGGACACCCCGGCCCTCCAGGAGCTGGCCGAGCGCGAGGGCGTCGTCACCGGCGGCAAGGACTTCAAGACCGGGCAGACGCTGATGAAGACGACGATCGCGCCCATGCTCCGGGCGCGGCTCCTCGGCCTCGACGGGTGGTTCTCGACGAACATCCTCGGCAACCGCGACGGCGAGGTGCTGGACGACGCCGCGAGCTTCAAGACGAAGGAGGTCTCGAAGCTGGGCGTGCTCGATCAGATCCTCGATCCGCGGCGCCTCCCCGAGCTCTACGGGGACATGGATCACAAGGTCACGATCCACTACTACCCGCCGCGCGGCGACAACAAGGAAGGCTGGGACGCCATCGATCTCGTCGGGTGGCTCGGCTACCCCATGCAGATCAAGGTGAACTTCCAGTGCCGCGACTCGATCCTCGCGGCGCCGCTCGTGCTCGATCTCGCGCTCCTCGCCGACCTCGGCCAGCGCGCGGGTGAGCGCGGCGCGCAGGAGTGGCTGTCGTTCTTCTTCAAGAGCCCGGTCGTCAACCCCGGCCACTCGCAGGTGCACGACCTCTTCCAGCAGCAGGCGAACCTCCACGCGCAGCTCCGCCGCTACGCGGAGGCCGCCGCGGCCGCCACGCAGAGCGCGGTCGGCTAG
- a CDS encoding YIP1 family protein has product MTTTELLQDGTVIARALAAPARIVDVPERRRVLTALALATVASLLFAAVAVPRVDYEAAAQARMRGPEAQELTQFQREEAVATTRKLGHITGWAGAALAPSLLALGAAVALLAGFRVAGTRPGFKETFAVAAHGMLPVWLGGLLAIPAAVARAPIPPEDVPRLLPSSLAALVPRAAPPLAAALSAVDLFALWALVLVATGMARAAGASRARAFTVTLVLFAAYVALLKVVPAAAFGGPRGGP; this is encoded by the coding sequence ATGACCACGACCGAGCTCCTGCAGGACGGAACCGTCATCGCTCGTGCGCTCGCCGCGCCGGCGCGGATCGTCGACGTGCCCGAGCGGCGCCGCGTCCTCACCGCGCTCGCCCTCGCCACCGTCGCCTCGCTCCTCTTCGCCGCGGTCGCGGTCCCGCGCGTCGACTACGAGGCCGCCGCGCAGGCGCGGATGCGCGGCCCCGAGGCCCAGGAGCTGACGCAGTTCCAGCGCGAGGAGGCGGTCGCCACCACGCGCAAGCTCGGGCACATCACCGGGTGGGCGGGCGCGGCGCTGGCTCCGAGCCTGCTCGCCCTCGGCGCCGCGGTGGCGCTGCTCGCGGGCTTCCGAGTCGCCGGGACCCGGCCCGGCTTCAAGGAGACGTTCGCGGTCGCGGCGCACGGCATGCTGCCGGTGTGGCTCGGTGGGCTCCTCGCCATCCCCGCCGCCGTGGCGCGCGCGCCCATCCCTCCCGAAGATGTGCCGCGGCTGCTGCCCTCGAGCCTCGCCGCGCTCGTGCCGCGCGCGGCGCCGCCGCTCGCCGCCGCGCTCTCCGCCGTCGATCTGTTCGCGCTCTGGGCGCTCGTGCTCGTCGCCACCGGCATGGCGCGCGCCGCGGGCGCCTCGCGCGCCCGGGCCTTCACCGTCACCCTCGTCCTGTTCGCCGCCTACGTCGCCCTGCTGAAGGTCGTCCCGGCCGCCGCCTTCGGCGGTCCGAGAGGAGGCCCCTAG
- a CDS encoding TolC family protein — protein sequence MAHPIAAALALALAAPAGADTALTLDDALALAARANPDLALARADAEMARADRTASVAGALPRLDLTSSFGHSFIGETSEARDIFDPRTGEVITTTGSATDSEAYSLGLQLRQPLFDWATLNDVRRSGFNRRAAERQYDEATLSVAFEVTRRFYEVVRAERSLAVLENTAARSKDLVDRSDALFAAGRAPKSDTYSARVNLGNDLINVEGQRAVVAQARSALAQVLGEEALEARIVAPATLDPAAGAPGEPPAADALLASARARRPVLAADLALVEAADAAIGVARAGYLPRLDLEAAYSRSGVVLSGTGGVWGDPARDYTASVQVVASWNLFEGRRTSADVQRARSGAERARASAERNVDAVAKEIADGRALAGSRARQVSLATDNLRLAQQGLVLARERLEAGLATQLELRDASLKLTQAELALVEARIDHAVAIAELARAAGGPI from the coding sequence TTGGCCCACCCCATCGCCGCCGCGCTCGCGCTCGCGCTCGCCGCCCCAGCGGGCGCCGACACCGCGCTCACGCTCGACGACGCGCTCGCCCTCGCGGCCCGCGCCAACCCGGACCTCGCCCTCGCCCGCGCCGACGCCGAGATGGCCCGCGCCGACCGGACCGCGAGCGTGGCCGGCGCGCTCCCGCGCCTCGACCTCACCTCCTCGTTCGGGCACAGCTTCATCGGCGAGACGTCCGAGGCGCGCGACATCTTCGATCCCCGCACCGGCGAGGTGATCACCACGACCGGCAGCGCCACCGACTCCGAGGCCTACTCGCTCGGGCTCCAGCTCAGGCAGCCGCTCTTCGACTGGGCGACCCTGAACGACGTGCGCCGCTCCGGCTTCAACCGGCGCGCCGCCGAGCGCCAGTACGACGAGGCCACGCTCTCCGTCGCCTTCGAGGTCACCCGCCGCTTCTACGAGGTGGTCCGCGCGGAGCGGAGCCTCGCCGTGCTGGAGAACACCGCCGCCCGCTCGAAGGATCTGGTGGACCGCTCCGACGCGCTCTTCGCCGCCGGCCGAGCGCCGAAGAGCGACACCTACAGCGCGCGGGTGAACCTCGGCAACGACCTCATCAACGTGGAGGGCCAGCGCGCCGTGGTCGCGCAGGCGCGCTCCGCGCTCGCGCAGGTGCTCGGGGAGGAGGCGCTCGAGGCGCGCATCGTGGCGCCCGCGACCCTCGACCCCGCCGCCGGCGCGCCGGGCGAGCCGCCCGCGGCGGACGCCCTCCTCGCCAGCGCGCGAGCGCGCCGCCCTGTCCTCGCCGCCGACCTGGCCCTGGTGGAGGCCGCGGACGCCGCCATCGGCGTCGCCCGCGCGGGCTACCTGCCGCGCCTGGACCTGGAGGCCGCCTACTCCCGCAGCGGGGTCGTGCTCTCCGGCACCGGGGGCGTGTGGGGCGACCCGGCGCGCGACTACACCGCGAGCGTGCAGGTGGTCGCCTCCTGGAACCTGTTCGAGGGCCGGCGCACCTCCGCGGACGTGCAGCGGGCGCGGTCCGGCGCCGAGCGCGCCCGCGCCTCGGCGGAGCGCAACGTGGACGCGGTCGCGAAGGAGATCGCGGACGGCCGCGCGCTCGCGGGGTCGCGCGCGCGCCAGGTCTCGCTCGCGACGGACAACCTGCGCCTGGCGCAGCAGGGGCTCGTGCTCGCGCGGGAGCGGCTCGAGGCCGGCCTCGCGACGCAGCTCGAGCTGCGCGACGCCTCCCTGAAGTTGACGCAGGCGGAGCTCGCGCTCGTCGAGGCGAGGATCGATCACGCGGTGGCCATCGCGGAGCTCGCGCGCGCCGCCGGAGGGCCCATCTAG